The Pseudomonadota bacterium genome includes a region encoding these proteins:
- a CDS encoding YciI family protein, translated as MLYMIVGHDVEDSASRRASAREAHLARIEALVDEGRLVIAGPLPHIDAPDPGPAGYAGSLIVAEFESLSDARGWAEADPYLQSGAWDAVEVQPFRQLLP; from the coding sequence ATGCTGTACATGATCGTGGGACATGATGTCGAGGACAGTGCTTCGCGGCGCGCCAGCGCGCGCGAGGCCCATCTGGCACGTATCGAAGCCCTGGTCGACGAGGGTCGACTGGTGATTGCCGGCCCCCTGCCGCACATTGATGCCCCGGATCCCGGCCCAGCGGGTTACGCCGGCTCACTGATAGTGGCGGAATTCGAAAGTCTGTCTGACGCACGTGGCTGGGCCGAGGCTGATCCCTACCTGCAGTCCGGCGCATGGGATGCCGTTGAAGTTCAGCCCTTTCGCCAGCTGCTGCCATGA
- the scpB gene encoding SMC-Scp complex subunit ScpB has product MPIEELKRIVEGALLAAGHPLSLNQLSGLFPPDEQPSHGALREALAALDADLEGRAVELIEVGSGFRLQIRARLMPTISQLWTEKPPRYSRALLETLAIIAYRQPITRSDIEQIRGVSISSSILRTLQERDWIRVVGHRDVPGRPELLGTTRTFLDYFSLKSLDELPTLAEIKDIDNLEPELDFDAAKAARSSANDDTQTQQEAPHDQQQADVEPDEFRDHRSSDGTADSHGEKAAQSAVAPANEREEAPPADENRQA; this is encoded by the coding sequence ATGCCCATCGAAGAGCTCAAACGAATCGTTGAAGGTGCGCTGCTGGCGGCCGGTCACCCGCTCAGCCTCAACCAGCTCAGCGGCCTGTTTCCGCCGGACGAACAGCCGAGCCATGGCGCCCTGCGCGAAGCGCTTGCCGCGCTGGACGCGGATCTGGAAGGGCGTGCGGTCGAGCTGATCGAGGTCGGCAGCGGGTTTCGGCTGCAGATCCGGGCCAGGCTCATGCCAACCATTTCGCAGCTGTGGACGGAAAAACCGCCGCGCTACTCGCGCGCCCTGCTCGAAACCCTGGCCATCATTGCCTATCGCCAGCCGATCACGCGCAGCGACATCGAGCAGATTCGGGGTGTATCGATCAGCTCCAGCATTCTGCGCACCCTGCAAGAGCGCGACTGGATCCGGGTCGTCGGCCATCGCGACGTGCCGGGACGGCCGGAGCTGCTCGGAACAACGCGCACCTTTCTCGACTACTTCAGCCTCAAGTCGCTCGATGAACTGCCGACACTGGCCGAGATCAAGGACATCGACAACCTCGAACCCGAACTGGATTTTGATGCCGCCAAGGCGGCCCGAAGCAGCGCCAACGATGACACCCAAACGCAGCAAGAAGCGCCACACGACCAGCAACAGGCCGACGTCGAGCCGGACGAGTTCAGAGATCACCGGTCATCGGACGGGACGGCCGACTCGCACGGCGAAAAAGCGGCCCAGTCGGCCGTCGCGCCGGCCAACGAACGCGAAGAAGCACCCCCGGCCGACGAAAACAGACAAGCCTGA
- a CDS encoding sigma-54-dependent Fis family transcriptional regulator, with product MNASVSSLMIVEDDQSLAQLLVEELETEGHRVQAWSSAESALAAMDAFEPDLVITDLQLPGSSGLALLEQVRGRHAAPGMLMISAYGTVDRAVAALKAGADNFLTKPLDMDHFLITVDRILANRRLHREVQRFRQVLEQAGFHGMEGSSRVMRVLFDRIRQVARADGAVLISGESGTGKDLAARAIHAESGRADAPFLVVNCAGVPAELLESEFFGHAAGAFSGADKARPGLFREADGGTLFLDEIGEMPVALQAKLLRALQDGHIRPVGADREHQVDVRLIAASNRDLRDRVDQGHFREDLYYRLEAFQLEIPPLRERGEDIELLAMRFLSRLAAARERPARKLAGRTLELIRSYHWPGNVRELSNAIERAVTFCPGEEIGPEHLPERIRQRAGQQSGGAGRRGQEELPSALLEGDMLPTLDEIRRRYVSYVLKRVDGNKRRAAALLGVGRRTLYRWLEAATDD from the coding sequence AGTATCGAGCCTCATGATTGTCGAGGATGATCAGTCGCTTGCCCAGCTGCTGGTCGAAGAACTCGAGACCGAGGGCCACCGGGTCCAGGCCTGGTCCAGCGCTGAATCCGCGTTGGCGGCCATGGACGCATTCGAACCTGACCTGGTCATCACCGATCTGCAGCTCCCGGGCAGCAGCGGACTGGCCCTGCTCGAACAGGTGCGCGGTCGACATGCGGCACCGGGAATGCTGATGATCAGCGCTTACGGCACGGTTGACCGCGCGGTGGCCGCACTCAAGGCGGGTGCCGACAATTTCCTGACCAAGCCGCTGGATATGGATCACTTCCTGATCACCGTCGATCGCATACTGGCCAACCGTCGACTGCACCGGGAAGTGCAGCGCTTCCGGCAGGTGCTCGAGCAAGCGGGTTTCCACGGCATGGAAGGCAGCAGCCGCGTCATGCGCGTGTTGTTCGACCGCATTCGGCAGGTCGCGCGCGCTGACGGGGCCGTGCTGATCAGCGGCGAATCGGGTACCGGCAAGGATCTCGCCGCGCGCGCCATTCACGCCGAGAGCGGGCGTGCGGATGCGCCGTTCCTGGTCGTCAACTGTGCCGGAGTGCCGGCCGAACTGCTCGAATCGGAATTCTTCGGTCATGCTGCCGGGGCTTTTTCGGGTGCCGACAAGGCACGTCCGGGACTGTTTCGCGAGGCCGACGGCGGTACGTTGTTTCTCGACGAGATCGGCGAAATGCCGGTGGCGCTGCAGGCCAAGCTGCTGCGCGCGCTGCAGGATGGCCATATCCGGCCGGTCGGCGCCGATCGCGAACACCAGGTCGACGTGCGTCTGATTGCCGCGAGCAATCGCGATTTACGTGACCGGGTCGATCAGGGGCACTTTCGCGAGGATCTCTATTATCGGCTCGAGGCCTTTCAGCTTGAGATACCGCCGCTGCGCGAGCGCGGCGAGGACATCGAGCTGCTGGCCATGCGTTTTCTGAGTCGTCTTGCCGCGGCCCGCGAGCGGCCGGCAAGGAAACTGGCCGGACGCACGCTTGAGCTGATCCGCAGCTATCACTGGCCCGGCAACGTTCGCGAGCTAAGCAACGCCATCGAGCGGGCGGTGACCTTTTGTCCCGGTGAAGAGATTGGCCCCGAGCACCTGCCTGAGCGGATCCGGCAGCGTGCCGGACAGCAGTCGGGAGGGGCGGGACGGCGCGGACAGGAGGAATTGCCGTCAGCACTGCTCGAGGGCGACATGCTGCCGACACTCGATGAGATTCGAAGGCGCTACGTCAGCTATGTGCTGAAGCGAGTAGACGGCAACAAGCGCCGCGCTGCGGCGTTGCTTGGCGTGGGCAGGCGAACGCTTTATCGCTGGCTGGAGGCTGCGACCGACGACTGA
- a CDS encoding pseudouridine synthase, which yields MARPGTGVRAGQRIGLDGRSWQVAARTAQHQTLVYHKPEGEITTRRDPQGRATVFDRLPRPAQGRWIAIGRLDINTAGLLLLTTDGELANRMMHPAGRVDREYLCRIRGTVSQQQIEQLLNGVDLDDGPARFSDVVAGESTGSHSWFTVVIMEGRQREVRRLWEAVGTQVARLKRVRFGPVFLPSRLRPGQYEILAAADHGILREDVGLASKAVELVLTKGAAT from the coding sequence GTGGCACGCCCTGGAACCGGTGTCCGCGCCGGCCAGCGAATCGGCCTGGACGGACGCAGCTGGCAGGTCGCTGCCCGAACCGCCCAACACCAGACCCTCGTTTACCACAAGCCTGAAGGCGAGATCACGACACGACGCGATCCGCAGGGACGAGCAACCGTGTTCGACCGTCTGCCGCGGCCGGCACAGGGCCGCTGGATTGCGATTGGCCGCCTCGATATCAATACTGCCGGTCTGCTGCTGCTGACCACCGACGGCGAACTGGCCAATCGCATGATGCACCCGGCCGGCCGGGTCGACCGCGAATACCTGTGTCGCATTCGCGGCACGGTCAGCCAACAACAGATCGAACAGCTTTTGAATGGCGTCGATCTGGACGATGGACCGGCCCGCTTCAGTGATGTCGTCGCCGGTGAGTCGACCGGCAGCCACAGCTGGTTCACGGTGGTCATCATGGAAGGGCGCCAGCGGGAAGTAAGGCGGCTGTGGGAAGCCGTTGGTACGCAAGTTGCCCGGCTCAAGCGAGTGCGATTCGGCCCGGTGTTTCTGCCGTCCCGCCTGCGGCCCGGACAGTACGAAATATTGGCGGCAGCCGACCACGGCATCCTGCGCGAGGATGTCGGGCTGGCATCAAAGGCCGTGGAGCTCGTGCTGACAAAAGGCGCCGCGACATGA
- a CDS encoding segregation/condensation protein A, with product MPFAVVQGEPLLRLPDDLYIPPDALEVFLEAFEGPLDLLLYLIRRQNIDILDIPIAEVTRQYIGYIEMMTDLRLELAAEYLVMAAILAEIKSRMLLPRPGADEEEDEEDPRAELVRRLQEYERFKQAAEDLDSLPRLERDIAVASAEIEHAETIRVPPEVDLREVLLALREVMARAEILAHHHIQAEPLSVRERMARIVSLVAGEQFVEFSHCFDLEEGRKGAVVTFLAMLELLREHLIDLVQQELFGTIYVRQPAPNQL from the coding sequence ATGCCGTTTGCGGTCGTCCAGGGCGAACCGCTGCTCAGGCTGCCCGATGATCTCTACATTCCGCCCGACGCCCTGGAAGTGTTTCTCGAAGCCTTCGAGGGGCCGCTGGATCTGCTGCTGTATCTGATTCGGCGACAGAATATCGACATTCTGGACATTCCGATTGCAGAGGTCACCCGCCAGTACATCGGCTATATCGAAATGATGACCGACCTGCGGCTGGAGCTGGCCGCAGAATACCTGGTCATGGCCGCGATTCTGGCCGAGATCAAGTCGCGCATGCTGCTCCCGCGACCCGGCGCCGACGAGGAAGAAGACGAGGAGGACCCGCGCGCCGAGCTGGTCAGACGACTGCAGGAGTATGAGCGCTTCAAGCAGGCGGCCGAGGACCTGGATAGCCTGCCCCGGCTGGAACGGGACATCGCCGTGGCCAGCGCCGAAATCGAGCACGCCGAGACGATTCGGGTACCGCCTGAAGTTGACCTGCGCGAAGTGCTGCTCGCGCTGCGCGAGGTCATGGCCCGCGCTGAAATCCTGGCCCATCACCATATTCAGGCCGAACCGCTGTCGGTACGTGAGCGCATGGCCCGCATCGTCAGCCTGGTTGCCGGTGAGCAGTTCGTGGAGTTCAGCCACTGCTTCGACCTGGAGGAGGGCCGGAAAGGTGCAGTCGTCACCTTTCTGGCCATGCTCGAACTGCTGCGCGAGCACCTGATCGATCTGGTACAGCAGGAACTGTTCGGTACCATCTATGTTCGCCAGCCGGCCCCAAACCAACTCTGA